The following are encoded in a window of Pseudalgibacter alginicilyticus genomic DNA:
- the pheT gene encoding phenylalanine--tRNA ligase subunit beta gives MKISYNWLKQFIKTDWTPEQTSELLTDLGLEVEGIEAYQSVKGGLEGIIVGEVLTCIQHPNADKLKVTTVNIGTEAPLQIVCGAPNVAAGQKVPVATIGTTLYTETGDSWTIKKGKIRGEESYGMICAEDELGLGKSHDGILVLDENTKVGTAVSSIFDIENDQVFEIGLTPNRADAMSHFGTARDLKAGLTQKEINLELITPSVSAFHVENRTLKMDVEVKDKNLAPRYCGLTISGIKVKESPSWLQHRLKAIGLKPLNNIVDVTNYVLHELGQPLHAFDTAKISGNKIEVKTLESGTKFITLDGIERELHEDDLMICDAEKPMCIAGIFGGIYSGVSETTTSIFLESAYFNPVSIRKSAKRHGLNTDASFRFERGIDPNITEYALKRAALLIQEVAGGEITSDIGDFYPKKIEDFQVRLSFENAKKLIGEEIPKETIKSILSSLDIKVNNVTEAGLGLTVPAYRNDVQREADIIEEILRVYGYNNIETTKKLNASISTSSRFEDYKVQNIIGNQLASQGFYEILSNSLTTPNYTALSEQLEASNNITILNPLSKDLSVLRQSALFSGLEALSFNINRKRSDLKLFEFGKTYHGYHEKREEFKHLAIFATGNQSQENWINSGQKSDFFFLKGSIISVLERLGISRYRETPTKNDVISEGISFSLGKTILVDFGLVKKSILKHFDISQDVLFADFNWDAVLDIIKRNKITFKPISKYPEVRRDFALLLDENVSFESIYKLAKQSEKQLLKNVNLFDVYQGKNLPNGKKSYAISFTLQDENKTLTDKQIDKIMNKLQFSFEKELGAELR, from the coding sequence ATGAAGATTTCATATAATTGGTTAAAACAATTTATCAAAACAGATTGGACACCAGAACAAACGAGTGAATTACTTACAGATTTAGGATTAGAAGTAGAAGGCATAGAAGCCTACCAATCTGTTAAAGGCGGGTTAGAAGGTATTATTGTTGGTGAAGTTTTAACTTGTATCCAACACCCAAACGCAGATAAATTGAAAGTAACAACTGTAAATATTGGAACTGAAGCTCCTTTACAGATTGTTTGTGGAGCTCCCAATGTAGCTGCAGGACAAAAAGTACCAGTTGCCACTATTGGAACTACTTTATATACCGAAACTGGTGACTCTTGGACTATTAAAAAAGGAAAAATTAGAGGTGAAGAAAGCTACGGAATGATTTGTGCTGAAGATGAATTAGGCTTAGGGAAATCACATGATGGTATTTTAGTTTTAGATGAAAACACCAAAGTAGGCACAGCAGTTTCAAGCATTTTTGATATTGAAAACGATCAAGTTTTTGAAATTGGACTAACTCCAAATAGAGCTGATGCCATGAGTCATTTTGGCACTGCTCGCGACTTAAAAGCAGGACTTACACAAAAAGAAATTAATTTAGAACTTATTACGCCTTCGGTTAGTGCATTTCACGTTGAAAACCGCACCTTAAAAATGGATGTGGAGGTAAAAGATAAAAACTTAGCACCACGTTATTGTGGCTTAACTATTTCAGGTATAAAAGTCAAAGAATCCCCATCTTGGCTTCAACATCGTTTAAAAGCCATTGGATTAAAACCACTTAATAATATAGTAGATGTTACCAATTATGTACTTCATGAATTGGGCCAGCCATTGCATGCTTTTGATACAGCTAAAATATCCGGAAATAAAATTGAAGTAAAAACATTAGAATCAGGTACAAAATTCATCACTTTAGATGGAATTGAACGAGAATTGCACGAAGATGATTTAATGATTTGTGATGCAGAAAAGCCAATGTGTATTGCTGGTATCTTTGGAGGTATTTATTCTGGAGTTTCAGAAACTACAACAAGTATTTTCTTGGAAAGTGCGTATTTTAACCCAGTAAGTATTAGAAAATCTGCAAAACGTCATGGACTAAATACGGATGCATCTTTCAGATTTGAACGTGGAATTGACCCAAACATAACTGAATATGCCTTAAAACGTGCTGCCTTATTAATTCAGGAAGTAGCTGGAGGCGAAATTACAAGTGATATTGGTGATTTTTATCCTAAAAAAATTGAAGATTTTCAAGTGCGATTGAGTTTTGAAAATGCAAAAAAATTAATTGGAGAAGAAATCCCTAAAGAAACTATTAAAAGCATTTTATCGTCACTTGATATTAAAGTAAATAATGTTACCGAAGCTGGATTAGGTTTGACGGTTCCTGCCTATAGAAATGATGTGCAACGTGAGGCTGATATTATTGAGGAAATATTACGTGTTTACGGCTATAACAATATAGAAACTACTAAAAAACTAAATGCCTCAATTTCTACTTCATCACGCTTTGAAGATTATAAGGTTCAAAATATTATTGGCAACCAATTGGCTTCACAAGGTTTTTATGAAATCCTTTCCAATTCACTTACAACACCTAATTATACAGCTTTAAGCGAACAGTTAGAAGCTTCTAATAACATTACAATCTTAAATCCTTTAAGTAAGGACCTATCTGTTTTAAGACAATCGGCACTGTTTTCCGGATTAGAGGCTTTATCTTTCAACATCAACCGAAAGCGTTCAGATTTAAAACTATTTGAATTCGGAAAAACCTATCACGGTTACCACGAAAAACGAGAAGAATTTAAACATTTAGCAATATTTGCAACTGGAAATCAATCACAGGAAAACTGGATAAACTCTGGACAAAAAAGCGATTTTTTCTTTTTAAAAGGAAGTATTATTTCCGTTTTAGAACGTTTAGGAATTTCTCGTTATAGAGAAACCCCTACAAAGAATGATGTGATTTCAGAAGGTATTAGTTTTAGCTTAGGAAAAACGATATTAGTTGATTTTGGATTGGTTAAAAAATCTATTTTAAAACATTTTGATATTTCACAAGATGTATTATTTGCTGACTTTAACTGGGATGCTGTTTTAGATATTATAAAGCGTAATAAAATTACCTTTAAACCCATTTCTAAATATCCAGAAGTACGCCGTGATTTTGCATTACTTTTAGATGAAAATGTTTCGTTCGAGTCTATTTATAAACTAGCTAAGCAAAGTGAAAAACAACTGCTTAAAAATGTAAATTTATTTGATGTATATCAAGGAAAAAACCTTCCTAATGGTAAAAAAAGCTATGCAATTAGCTTCACCTTACAAGATGAAAACAAAACGCTTACCGATAAACAGATAGATAAAATCATGAATAAGCTGCAGTTTAGTTTTGAAAAAGAGCTTGGAGCTGAATTGAGATAG
- a CDS encoding tRNA-(ms[2]io[6]A)-hydroxylase has product MLGLKLATDPRWVNIVESNIEEILTDHAWCEQKAATNAITIITHNSEHEDLVTDLLALAKEELEHFQMVHDIIKQRGYKLGRERKDSYVNELYKFMNKGGNRQQSMVDRLLFSAMIEARSCERFKLLSKKIKDPKLSKFYHDLMISEAGHYTTFIGFARKYGKDIDVDKRWQELINFEAKVIQNYGKSETIHG; this is encoded by the coding sequence ATGCTTGGTTTAAAATTAGCAACCGACCCACGTTGGGTAAATATAGTGGAGTCTAATATAGAAGAAATCCTTACAGATCATGCGTGGTGTGAGCAAAAAGCCGCCACCAATGCTATAACTATAATCACACATAATTCTGAACATGAAGATTTAGTTACCGATTTACTTGCGTTAGCCAAAGAAGAATTAGAGCATTTTCAAATGGTTCATGATATCATCAAACAACGAGGTTACAAATTAGGTAGAGAACGTAAAGATAGTTATGTTAATGAACTATATAAGTTTATGAATAAAGGCGGTAATAGACAACAAAGCATGGTAGACAGGCTATTATTTTCTGCTATGATTGAAGCCAGAAGTTGTGAACGCTTTAAATTATTATCAAAAAAAATAAAAGACCCTAAACTTTCAAAATTTTATCATGATTTAATGATTAGTGAGGCAGGTCATTACACAACCTTCATTGGGTTTGCTCGTAAGTACGGCAAAGACATTGATGTTGATAAACGTTGGCAAGAACTTATAAACTTTGAAGCTAAGGTTATTCAAAATTATGGTAAATCTGAAACCATTCATGGTTAG
- the recG gene encoding ATP-dependent DNA helicase RecG has protein sequence MSVNLQTPIDYLKGVGSNRANLLRSELGIHTYQDLINLFPNRYIDRTHYYKINQLQRNNADIQVIGKIIEFKEVAQKRGKRLLATFVDETGVMELVWFRGQKWIRENLKLNKTYVAFGKPNWFNGKFNIAHPEMELQEDHEKNLRSAMQPVYPSTEKLLSKGISNRMISKIMQQLFIETKGKFIETLPDNLRLELKLVNKSEALFNIHFPKNQELLSKAQFRLKFEELFYIQLQLIIKNLIHKSKIKGFPFEKVDTYFNSFFKDYLPFELTGAQKRVLREIRSDLGSNAQMNRLLQGDVGSGKTIVAFMSMLIALDNGFQACMMAPTEILSVQHYNGLLELCNKLKIKIQLLTGSTKTLKRREIHKSLENGDLQVIVGTHALLEDKVKFKNLGLAIIDEQHRFGVAQRSKLWHKNISPPHVLVMTATPIPRTLAMSVYGDLDISIIDELPPGRQSIKTVHRYDKNRLNVFRFIRDEIAKGRQIYIVYPLIQESENMDYKDLMDGYESISREFPMPDYQISIVHGKMKAADKDFEMQRFIKGETQIMVATTVIEVGVNVPNASVMIIESAERFGLSQLHQLRGRVGRGAEQSYCILMTGHKLSNDSKTRLETMVKTSDGFEIAEVDLRLRGPGDIMGTQQSGILNLKIADIIKDNDILQLARYHAKTILKKDKKLSLPENLIILNTYKQLSKYKNIWNYIS, from the coding sequence ATGTCTGTTAACCTTCAAACACCCATAGATTATTTAAAAGGCGTTGGCTCTAATCGTGCTAATTTACTGCGTTCAGAATTAGGCATTCATACTTACCAAGATTTAATCAACTTATTTCCAAATAGATATATAGACCGGACGCATTATTATAAAATTAACCAATTACAACGAAACAATGCAGATATTCAAGTCATTGGGAAAATAATTGAATTTAAAGAAGTAGCACAAAAACGTGGCAAACGTTTACTTGCTACATTTGTTGACGAAACAGGTGTTATGGAATTGGTCTGGTTTCGAGGACAAAAGTGGATTCGCGAAAACTTAAAGCTCAACAAAACCTATGTTGCTTTTGGAAAACCCAATTGGTTTAATGGGAAATTTAACATCGCACATCCAGAAATGGAACTACAAGAAGATCATGAAAAAAACCTTCGCTCAGCCATGCAACCTGTTTATCCCTCTACTGAAAAATTATTGAGTAAAGGAATATCAAATCGAATGATTAGCAAAATCATGCAACAATTATTCATTGAAACCAAAGGGAAATTCATTGAAACTTTACCAGATAATTTACGATTAGAACTAAAATTAGTTAACAAAAGTGAAGCGCTTTTTAATATCCATTTTCCGAAAAACCAGGAGTTACTTTCTAAAGCCCAATTTCGATTAAAATTTGAAGAATTATTTTACATTCAACTGCAATTAATTATTAAAAATTTAATTCATAAATCAAAAATTAAAGGCTTTCCTTTTGAAAAAGTTGACACCTATTTCAATAGCTTTTTTAAAGACTATTTACCCTTCGAATTAACAGGTGCTCAGAAACGCGTTTTAAGGGAAATTCGTTCTGATTTAGGTAGCAATGCTCAAATGAATCGACTTTTACAAGGCGATGTAGGATCTGGAAAGACTATAGTGGCTTTTATGTCAATGTTAATAGCACTTGACAATGGTTTTCAAGCCTGTATGATGGCACCGACTGAAATTTTGTCAGTCCAGCACTACAATGGACTACTCGAACTATGTAACAAACTAAAAATCAAAATACAACTACTAACAGGTTCAACTAAAACTTTAAAAAGAAGAGAAATACACAAATCACTTGAAAATGGAGACTTACAAGTAATAGTTGGCACCCACGCCTTACTTGAAGACAAGGTAAAGTTTAAAAATTTAGGTCTCGCAATTATAGACGAACAACATCGATTTGGAGTAGCACAAAGAAGTAAATTATGGCATAAAAACATATCACCTCCCCACGTTTTAGTAATGACTGCAACACCAATTCCTCGCACTTTAGCTATGTCTGTTTATGGCGATTTGGACATCTCAATTATTGACGAATTACCACCAGGAAGACAGTCTATAAAAACTGTCCATCGGTATGATAAAAATCGGTTAAATGTGTTTCGATTTATTCGTGATGAAATTGCAAAAGGCCGGCAAATTTATATTGTCTATCCATTAATTCAAGAAAGTGAAAATATGGATTACAAAGATTTGATGGATGGCTATGAAAGTATTTCCAGAGAATTCCCTATGCCCGATTACCAAATATCAATTGTTCACGGAAAAATGAAAGCCGCCGATAAAGATTTTGAAATGCAACGCTTTATTAAAGGAGAAACTCAAATTATGGTTGCAACAACGGTTATTGAAGTTGGCGTAAATGTACCCAACGCCTCTGTAATGATAATTGAAAGTGCTGAAAGATTTGGCTTATCACAACTACACCAACTTCGTGGACGCGTAGGACGCGGTGCAGAACAAAGTTATTGCATTTTAATGACTGGGCACAAACTTAGTAACGATAGTAAAACAAGATTAGAAACCATGGTTAAAACTAGTGATGGTTTTGAAATTGCCGAAGTTGATTTGCGTTTACGTGGCCCTGGTGATATTATGGGCACGCAACAAAGCGGGATTTTAAACCTTAAAATAGCAGACATTATTAAAGACAATGATATTTTACAACTAGCCAGATACCATGCAAAAACAATTCTTAAAAAAGACAAAAAACTTTCTCTACCTGAAAATCTAATAATTCTTAATACCTACAAACAACTTAGTAAGTATAAAAATATCTGGAATTATATTAGCTAA
- a CDS encoding M1 family metallopeptidase, whose product MKYFLLFFVFSFFSFSQQSEYVDFKTAKADIAFGDLTKKEVFGTVLYEFEILKDTDSIFLDAENFKSINYVLDAKFSGSLYNGNQLIVKYSFKANTQHTLYVTWRVNPNKAMYFIDWEQDELSLERGQDIINKQVWTQGQGKYTSNWLPSIDDMNDKIEFDLSVTFDSDYEVIANGKLINKQVADSVSKWYYDMQHPMSSYLVALAIGKYNKKVEISNSGVPLEMYYYPQDSIKFESTYRYTKQMFDFLEDEIGVPYPWQNYKQVPVKDFLYAGMENTSTTIFSDAFMVDSIAFIDKNYVNVNAHELAHQWFGNLITETSGTHHWLQEGFATYYALLAERNVFGDDYYYWSLYQYAQELLDQDRIGESTSLLDPKSTSITFYKKGALVLHLLREKIGNVAFKKAVKNYIEKHEFNNVETNDFIREVEKESGKSLGEFVELWLKEKDFKYDLALESLKKSVFIQEYLMVDCEVFISRCKDYLNSGISDEAKSKIVSQSSNYIQKEDFKNSLKVRQTIAQSLTEIPIELKKAYESLLKDESYITKEIALFNLWKNFPEERKKYLNKTREIQGFNDKNIRTLWLTLALITDDFELEKKSYYFNELTDYTSAKYGFETRINAFRYLTQIQACQDICKENLEKATTHHNWQFAKLAKELLKN is encoded by the coding sequence ATGAAATATTTTTTGCTGTTTTTTGTTTTCTCTTTTTTTTCTTTTTCTCAACAATCTGAATATGTTGATTTTAAGACTGCTAAAGCAGATATTGCTTTTGGAGACTTAACAAAAAAAGAGGTTTTTGGAACTGTTTTGTATGAGTTTGAGATTTTAAAAGACACTGATTCTATTTTTTTAGATGCAGAAAATTTTAAAAGTATCAATTATGTTTTAGACGCTAAATTTTCAGGTAGTTTATATAATGGAAATCAATTGATTGTCAAGTACTCTTTTAAAGCTAATACACAGCATACTTTGTATGTCACTTGGAGAGTTAATCCTAATAAAGCCATGTATTTTATTGATTGGGAGCAAGATGAATTGAGCCTTGAGCGTGGTCAAGATATCATTAATAAGCAAGTTTGGACTCAAGGACAAGGTAAGTACACGAGTAATTGGTTGCCGAGCATTGATGATATGAATGATAAAATTGAATTTGATTTGTCGGTAACTTTTGATTCTGATTATGAAGTTATTGCCAATGGGAAACTCATTAATAAGCAAGTTGCAGATTCAGTAAGCAAATGGTATTACGATATGCAGCATCCTATGTCCAGCTATTTAGTCGCTTTAGCTATAGGGAAATATAATAAAAAAGTTGAAATTTCTAATAGTGGAGTTCCTTTAGAAATGTATTATTATCCTCAAGATTCTATAAAGTTTGAATCCACTTATCGCTACACCAAGCAGATGTTTGATTTTTTAGAAGACGAAATTGGCGTACCGTATCCTTGGCAAAATTACAAACAGGTACCTGTTAAGGATTTTTTATATGCTGGAATGGAAAACACAAGTACCACTATTTTTTCGGATGCTTTTATGGTAGATTCCATAGCATTTATTGATAAAAATTATGTAAATGTTAATGCTCATGAATTGGCGCATCAATGGTTTGGAAATTTAATTACAGAAACTTCAGGAACGCATCATTGGCTTCAAGAAGGTTTTGCTACCTATTATGCGTTGTTGGCTGAGCGTAATGTATTTGGAGATGATTATTACTATTGGAGTTTATACCAATATGCTCAAGAATTATTAGATCAAGATAGAATAGGGGAGAGTACGTCGCTTTTAGATCCAAAATCTACAAGTATTACGTTTTATAAAAAAGGGGCTTTGGTGTTGCATTTATTGCGAGAGAAAATAGGTAATGTTGCCTTTAAAAAGGCTGTAAAAAACTATATTGAAAAGCATGAATTTAACAATGTAGAAACAAATGATTTTATCCGTGAAGTGGAAAAGGAGAGCGGAAAAAGTTTGGGTGAATTTGTTGAATTGTGGTTGAAAGAAAAGGATTTTAAATATGATTTGGCTTTAGAGAGTTTAAAAAAATCTGTTTTTATTCAAGAATATTTGATGGTTGATTGTGAGGTATTTATATCAAGATGTAAAGACTATCTGAATTCAGGAATTTCAGATGAAGCAAAATCAAAAATAGTTTCTCAAAGTTCTAATTATATACAAAAAGAAGATTTTAAAAATAGTTTGAAAGTTCGTCAAACAATAGCTCAGTCTTTGACAGAAATTCCCATAGAATTAAAGAAAGCATATGAATCTCTTTTAAAAGATGAATCTTATATTACTAAAGAAATTGCTTTATTTAATTTATGGAAGAACTTTCCAGAAGAACGAAAAAAATATTTAAATAAAACAAGAGAAATTCAGGGGTTTAATGATAAAAATATTAGGACATTATGGCTAACCTTGGCTTTAATTACTGATGATTTTGAGTTAGAAAAAAAATCTTATTATTTTAATGAATTAACAGATTATACAAGTGCTAAATACGGTTTTGAAACTCGTATAAATGCTTTTCGGTATCTAACTCAAATACAAGCATGTCAGGATATTTGTAAAGAAAACTTAGAAAAAGCAACAACGCATCATAACTGGCAATTTGCTAAGTTGGCAAAGGAGTTATTAAAAAACTAA
- a CDS encoding DinB family protein → MTQSALIISNFTETRRRSTMLWSGLPESYYNWKPDQKAMSAIEMIRHVLQADYGWNLIINQKDMSNYVSPWENRPYLSVSDELQFAKPYRKAFLESIKQFSETELAETKIIHPGNGKKKTLGKYLLRIAYHESVHTGQFLSYLRAMGVNRPNIWD, encoded by the coding sequence ATGACTCAATCTGCACTCATAATTTCAAATTTTACAGAAACAAGAAGAAGAAGTACAATGCTTTGGAGTGGACTTCCTGAGAGTTATTATAATTGGAAGCCAGACCAAAAAGCAATGTCAGCTATTGAAATGATTAGACATGTACTTCAAGCTGATTATGGATGGAATCTAATCATCAACCAAAAAGATATGTCTAATTATGTATCACCTTGGGAAAACAGGCCTTACCTAAGTGTTTCTGACGAACTACAATTTGCTAAGCCATATCGCAAAGCCTTCTTAGAAAGCATTAAACAATTTTCAGAAACAGAGCTAGCTGAAACTAAAATCATACATCCCGGAAACGGAAAAAAGAAAACCCTGGGAAAATATTTATTGCGGATTGCATATCACGAATCTGTCCACACTGGTCAATTTTTATCCTATTTAAGAGCTATGGGAGTTAATAGACCTAATATTTGGGACTAA
- a CDS encoding peroxiredoxin-like family protein encodes MQKLKEQTDAKIAAGRKKNPEFMQGVDDIIIKAKAFQQGDKAINIGEKAPNFELPDPLGNPISLSSLLNKGPLVITFYRGSWCPYCNLQLRALQNKLSDIQKLGATLVAISPEVPDSSMTKNEISEMEFIVLSDQDAKVASQYGVAWEVPEFLLDHMQIDRNLDLKKINNGNGNILPIPATFIIGNDQIVKWSYVNVDYRTRSEPDEIIEALKNIIK; translated from the coding sequence ATGCAAAAATTAAAAGAACAAACTGATGCTAAAATAGCTGCAGGTCGAAAAAAAAACCCTGAGTTTATGCAAGGGGTTGATGATATAATTATTAAAGCAAAAGCATTTCAACAAGGAGATAAAGCCATTAATATTGGTGAAAAGGCTCCTAATTTTGAATTGCCTGACCCTCTTGGAAACCCAATATCATTATCAAGCTTGTTAAATAAAGGACCCCTTGTTATTACATTTTATCGTGGCAGTTGGTGCCCATACTGTAATTTACAGCTTAGAGCTTTACAAAATAAATTAAGTGATATTCAAAAACTTGGTGCCACATTAGTAGCTATAAGTCCTGAAGTACCTGATTCATCAATGACAAAAAATGAAATTAGTGAAATGGAATTTATTGTATTGTCTGACCAAGACGCTAAAGTTGCTTCACAGTATGGAGTTGCTTGGGAAGTTCCTGAATTTTTATTAGATCATATGCAAATAGATAGAAATCTTGATTTAAAAAAAATTAATAATGGAAATGGTAATATACTACCTATTCCTGCAACTTTTATAATAGGAAATGATCAGATAGTCAAATGGAGCTATGTGAATGTTGATTATAGAACTCGTTCAGAACCTGATGAGATAATTGAAGCTTTGAAAAATATCATAAAATAA